The following coding sequences lie in one Rutidosis leptorrhynchoides isolate AG116_Rl617_1_P2 chromosome 6, CSIRO_AGI_Rlap_v1, whole genome shotgun sequence genomic window:
- the LOC139852722 gene encoding protein phosphatase 2C 70, with the protein MMAILDGIYTNTGGALLLLFFLLILLIIFIIFCKPWRLFSPPNFRSGTIKASTSSDVQDDVERPLVSQDSDVVESNEIFYSKNEITPTSICASEGSRNQTDGQFSSPRTHSNAYKHRLPPPHPKLSHDDSLILDVCDHSESVVVGQTLLKRPSATNDSAREQKYNKKEDSSYKPRIRSDNDSSGKVIPRLDANQRSILNLEIISGPSCGAHYSLQSSDKSKLPLTIGRVSPSNFLVVDSEVSGKHAMINWNLDKLKWELVDMGSLNGTLLNNKAVNHPQTGSRHWGDPVDLNSGDVITFGTTSKISVQITSQLHKVPFGVGAVSDPMSVRRGGKKLPMEDVFYYYWPLPGADQFGLFGICDGHGGAAAAVSASKIMPEMVTRILSDTFRREKVFSHCDASDVLREAFSQTEAHMDHLYEGCTATVLLIWTDGHDHYFAQCANVGDSACIANIEGQQVKMSEDHRIASYTEKLRMQAAGEPLKDGETRLCGLNLARMLGDKFLKQQDSRFSSEPYISQVVCMNSESRDFAVIASDGFWDVVNSKKAIQLVHQARDRNIVSSEEDSADKIAKVLLSEARTQRTKDNTSVIFLDFDVKYSCKHDE; encoded by the exons ATGATGGCGATACTCGACGGCATTTACACCAACACCGGCGGTGCCCTACTTCTCCTCTTTTTTCTTCTTATTcttcttattattttcattatcttcTGTAAACCATGGCGTTTATTTTCGCCGCCCAATTTCCGTTCCGGTACCATCAAGGCTTCCACCTCTTCCGAT GTTCAAGACGACGTAGAAAGGCCTCTTGTTTCTCAAGATTCGGATGTAGTTGAGAGCAACGAGATCTTTTATTCAAAAAACGAGATCACACCCACTAGCATTTGCGCTTCAGAAGGTTCACGTAATCAAACTGATGGGCAATTCAGTTCACCTCGAACTCATAGCAATGCATACAAACATAGGCTTCCACCCCCTCATCCGAAGTTATCACATG atgacaGCCTTATTCTTGATGTTTGTGATCATTCTGAAAGTGTCGTGGTTGGCCAAACTCTTCTGAAACGACCTTCTGCTACTAATGACTCTGCTAGGGAACAGAAATATAATAAAAAAGAAGACTCAAGTTACAAGCCGAGAATCAGATCAGATAATGATAGTTCTGGGAAGGTTATTCCTAGATTAGATGCAAATCAAA GAAGCATCCTTAATTTGGAGATTATTTCTGGTCCTTCATGCGGTGCACATTACTCGTTACAATCATCAGACAAATCTAAGCTCCCGTTGACTATTGGAAGAGTTTCACCTAGTAATTTTTTGGTAGTAGATTCAGAAGTTTCTGGaaagcatgccatgataaattggAACCTCGAT AAGTTGAAATGGGAGCTAGTTGACATGGGCAGCTTAAACGGAACTCTATTGAATAATAAGGCGGTCAACCATCCTCAAACTGGAAGTAGACATTGGGGTGATCCAGTTGACCTGAATAGTGGAGACGTTATAACTTTTGGCACGACTTCAAAGATATCT GTTCAAATTACATCTCAGCTACATAAGGTCCCATTTGGAGTTGGAGCAGTGTCAGATCCCATGTCTGTGCGCAGAGGTGGGAAGAAACTACCAATGGAAGACGTCTTCTATTACTATTGGCCTCTTCCTGGGGCTGATCAG TTTGGGCTATTTGGCATATGTGATGGACATGGTGGAGCAGCTGCTGCCGTATCTGCCAGCAA GATAATGCCCGAGATGGTTACTAGAATTTTATCAGATACGTTCAGAAGAGAGAAGGTTTTTTCTCATTGTGATGCTTCGGATGTCCTTAGAGAAGCATTTTCTCAAACAGAAGCACATATGGACCACTTATATGag GGTTGTACTGCAACGGTGCTGCTAATCTGGACCGATGGTCATGATCATTACTTTGCTCAATGTGCAAATGTTGGTGATTCTGCATGTATCGCCAA TATTGAAGGGCAACAAGTCAAGATGTCAGAAGACCATCGAATTGCAAGTTATACCGAAAAGTTGCGGATGCAAGCAGCCGGAGAACCTCTTAAAGATGGGGAAACAAGACTATGTG GTTTGAATCTTGCACGAATGTTGGGTGACAAGTTTCTTAAACAACAAGATTCTCGATTCAGTTCTGAACCTTACATAAGTCAGGTGGTGTGCATGAATTCAGAAAGCCGGGATTTTGCTGTTATTGCTAG TGACGGGTTTTGGGATGTTGTAAACTCTAAGAAGGCCATCCAGCTTGTTCACCAG GCAAGAGATAGAAACATTGTAAGCTCTGAAGAAGATTCAGCCGATAAGATTGCAAAAGTATTGTTGAGTGAGGCGAGAACACAACGTACAAAGGACAACACATCAGTAATTTTCTTAGATTTCGACGTAAAGTATTCTTGTAAACATGATGAATGA